The proteins below come from a single Oryzomicrobium terrae genomic window:
- a CDS encoding DMT family transporter gives MTLPSFLRRWLPTLALATLSLIWGYTWVLSKQSLAYAPPFAFAAERCVGGAIALFVVLKLLGKPMKLQAPRATIAIALTQVAGFMVFQTWALVEGGPGKTAVLIFTMPIWTLLMAWLILGERVRGGQWLAAASTLTGLILIIEPWDMHTSLFSKFLGVMAALCWATGSILIKRLRSRVPVDLFTLTAWQMALGAIPLLILATLVPERPTEWAPHFIGLLAFISVVSTGMCWWLWSYILDRVPAWEASLSVLGTPVVAILSSRLTLGEEFKVLEVTGILLIGGGLLLLSLLGWAASKRAAAVGRGHKAS, from the coding sequence ATGACCTTGCCTTCCTTCCTGCGCCGCTGGCTGCCCACCCTGGCCCTGGCGACCCTGTCCCTGATCTGGGGCTACACCTGGGTGCTCTCCAAGCAGAGCCTGGCCTATGCGCCGCCCTTCGCCTTTGCCGCCGAGCGCTGCGTCGGTGGGGCCATCGCCCTGTTCGTGGTGCTCAAGCTGCTGGGCAAGCCGATGAAGCTCCAGGCGCCCCGGGCCACCATCGCCATCGCCTTGACCCAGGTGGCCGGCTTCATGGTCTTTCAGACCTGGGCGCTGGTGGAGGGCGGGCCAGGCAAGACGGCGGTGCTGATCTTCACCATGCCGATCTGGACCCTGCTGATGGCCTGGCTGATTCTGGGCGAGCGGGTACGCGGCGGCCAGTGGCTGGCGGCGGCGTCCACCCTCACCGGGCTGATCCTGATCATCGAGCCCTGGGATATGCACACCAGTCTGTTCAGCAAGTTCCTCGGCGTGATGGCGGCCCTGTGCTGGGCCACCGGGTCGATCCTGATCAAGCGCCTGCGCTCCCGGGTGCCGGTGGATCTGTTCACCCTCACCGCCTGGCAGATGGCTCTGGGGGCGATCCCCCTGCTCATCCTGGCCACCCTGGTGCCGGAACGGCCCACGGAATGGGCGCCCCATTTCATCGGCCTGCTCGCCTTCATTTCGGTGGTCAGCACCGGCATGTGCTGGTGGCTGTGGAGCTACATCCTGGACCGGGTGCCGGCCTGGGAGGCCAGCCTCTCGGTGCTGGGCACCCCGGTGGTGGCGATCCTGTCGTCCCGGCTCACCCTGGGCGAGGAGTTCAAGGTTCTGGAAGTGACCGGCATCCTGCTCATCGGCGGCGGGTTGCTGCTCTTGTCGCTGCTCGGCTGGGCCGCCAGCAAACGGGCGGCGGCGGTGGGCCGGGGGCACAAAGCCTCGTAA
- the arsC gene encoding arsenate reductase (glutaredoxin) (This arsenate reductase requires both glutathione and glutaredoxin to convert arsenate to arsenite, after which the efflux transporter formed by ArsA and ArsB can extrude the arsenite from the cell, providing resistance.), whose protein sequence is MTTSAPSASSVLYHNPRCSKSRGALELLQEKGIALQVVAYLDTPPSAAEIEALLSQLGLADPRGLMRTGEAEYAELNLADPSLSRQQLIAALAAHPRLIERPIFVHNGCAVIGRPPERVLELL, encoded by the coding sequence ATGACTACCTCCGCACCTTCCGCTTCCTCGGTTCTCTACCACAACCCCCGCTGCTCCAAGTCCCGGGGCGCCCTGGAATTGCTCCAGGAGAAGGGCATCGCGCTTCAGGTGGTGGCCTACCTGGACACCCCGCCCAGCGCCGCCGAGATCGAGGCCCTGCTCAGCCAACTGGGCCTGGCCGATCCCCGTGGCCTGATGCGCACCGGCGAGGCCGAGTACGCCGAGTTGAACCTGGCCGATCCGTCCCTGTCCCGGCAACAGTTGATCGCCGCTCTGGCGGCCCACCCGCGCCTGATCGAGCGGCCCATCTTCGTGCATAACGGCTGCGCCGTGATCGGCCGACCGCCGGAGCGGGTGCTGGAACTGCTCTAG
- a CDS encoding cupin domain-containing protein, producing MGNAQAAPETKGVTVELLATVDLGPEIEGMAGWQLRMRRVSIAPGGVFGPVHNHKDRPGTVFILHGTITDHRNGIATDYGPGVGWPEDRNTTHWLENRGTVAAVEISVDLIRQA from the coding sequence ATGGGCAATGCACAGGCGGCGCCAGAAACGAAAGGGGTCACGGTGGAACTGCTGGCCACAGTGGATCTGGGCCCCGAGATCGAAGGCATGGCCGGGTGGCAGCTGCGGATGCGCCGGGTGAGCATCGCGCCCGGGGGCGTGTTCGGGCCGGTGCACAACCATAAGGACAGGCCGGGCACCGTCTTCATCCTGCACGGGACGATCACCGACCACCGGAATGGCATCGCCACGGACTACGGCCCGGGAGTGGGTTGGCCCGAGGACCGCAACACCACCCACTGGCTGGAGAACCGGGGCACGGTCGCGGCGGTGGAGATTTCGGTCGATCTCATCCGGCAGGCGTGA